The Shewanella mangrovisoli genome has a window encoding:
- a CDS encoding DUF1107 domain-containing protein: protein MRVFPVYAPKLIAKHARIFLTGVIWVKDLGRLEFEKGRFLLPRKSLPKVKQAILELNELIESQNHQTKTA, encoded by the coding sequence ATGAGAGTTTTCCCTGTATACGCACCGAAGCTTATTGCAAAGCATGCGCGTATTTTTCTCACTGGCGTGATATGGGTTAAAGACTTAGGTCGATTAGAATTTGAAAAGGGGCGTTTTTTATTGCCAAGAAAAAGCCTGCCAAAAGTGAAGCAGGCTATCTTAGAGCTGAACGAACTGATTGAATCGCAGAATCATCAAACTAAAACAGCTTAG
- a CDS encoding cell division protein ZapB, with the protein MSLELLSKLETKIQATLETIELLKMELEEEKQKTSTLNEQNQQLSEQNQQLQQELASWNDKVTGLVGLLNSEI; encoded by the coding sequence ATGAGCCTTGAATTACTGTCCAAACTGGAAACCAAGATCCAGGCTACACTCGAAACCATCGAGCTTCTAAAAATGGAGCTAGAGGAAGAGAAGCAAAAGACGTCGACCTTGAATGAGCAAAATCAACAATTATCTGAGCAGAACCAACAACTGCAACAAGAACTCGCTTCTTGGAACGACAAAGTCACTGGACTTGTTGGCCTGCTCAACAGTGAAATCTAA
- a CDS encoding DUF1223 domain-containing protein codes for MKRILLASIFFWQLLQPVLAQTLAPFEAQSTVARPYIIELYTSQGCSSCPPAEAWLAEQFNKTDLWQKYFPLAFHVTYWDYLGWKDIFGQRAFSERQYQHLNQKHTRQVYTPQFVINAKEWRGWFSGELNGIFAMPQPEVGVLKVRIANQQLEASFAPQPSWAQDKDLHRARLHLALVGSGFTTEIKRGENRHKQLPHDFVVLSLQSLPATALFAGATDPALQFTQSLDAIPASALNAPRLAWVVWLTLNEEPAQAVGGWLEAPQG; via the coding sequence ATGAAACGCATCCTATTAGCGAGTATTTTTTTCTGGCAGCTGTTGCAACCCGTGCTTGCTCAAACCTTGGCACCTTTTGAAGCGCAGAGTACCGTGGCTCGCCCCTATATTATCGAACTTTATACGTCACAGGGCTGCAGTAGTTGCCCGCCCGCTGAAGCTTGGTTAGCTGAGCAATTTAATAAGACCGACCTATGGCAGAAATATTTTCCGTTAGCCTTTCATGTGACCTATTGGGATTACCTCGGGTGGAAGGATATTTTTGGCCAAAGGGCTTTCAGTGAGCGCCAATATCAGCATTTAAACCAAAAGCATACGCGGCAAGTGTATACGCCACAGTTTGTGATTAATGCTAAGGAGTGGCGTGGTTGGTTCTCGGGTGAGTTAAACGGGATATTTGCTATGCCTCAGCCTGAGGTCGGTGTGCTTAAGGTGCGCATCGCCAATCAGCAACTTGAGGCGAGTTTTGCACCGCAGCCCAGTTGGGCGCAGGATAAAGACTTACATCGAGCGCGTTTGCACTTGGCCTTGGTCGGTTCAGGTTTTACGACTGAGATCAAACGCGGCGAGAATCGCCATAAACAATTACCCCATGATTTTGTGGTGCTGAGTTTGCAATCTTTGCCCGCGACGGCTTTGTTTGCGGGCGCCACAGACCCAGCGCTACAGTTTACCCAATCCCTCGATGCCATTCCCGCATCAGCGCTTAACGCGCCCCGTTTGGCGTGGGTGGTCTGGTTAACGCTAAATGAAGAACCCGCACAAGCCGTGGGCGGCTGGCTTGAGGCGCCGCAGGGCTAA
- a CDS encoding Rho-binding antiterminator, whose protein sequence is MSDYKMIPCAHYDYLELACMHGYRLDIELQDGSLCQARAITTQTHADKTEWLVVEHQAGQQTLRLDSIIAITPTDPHASFGRVMIASW, encoded by the coding sequence ATGTCTGACTACAAAATGATCCCCTGTGCCCACTACGACTACCTTGAGCTAGCTTGTATGCACGGCTATCGCCTCGACATTGAGCTGCAGGACGGCAGCCTATGCCAAGCACGGGCAATTACGACCCAGACCCACGCCGATAAGACTGAATGGCTGGTCGTCGAACATCAAGCTGGCCAGCAAACACTGCGGCTAGATAGCATTATCGCCATCACGCCCACGGATCCCCATGCCAGTTTTGGCCGTGTTATGATTGCGAGCTGGTAG
- a CDS encoding RidA family protein translates to MSITRLDVGTRMSSIVIHQGTVYLCGQVAKDKYQNITEQTTTMLEEVDTLLAQAGSSREHLLSATIYLKDMNDYDAMNAVWDAWVPQGHAPARACVQAAIAEPEYLVEISVIAAVAKA, encoded by the coding sequence ATGAGCATTACCCGTTTAGATGTTGGTACACGTATGAGCAGCATAGTGATCCACCAAGGCACAGTGTACTTATGTGGCCAAGTGGCAAAGGATAAGTATCAAAACATCACCGAACAAACGACGACTATGCTAGAGGAAGTCGACACCCTGTTAGCGCAGGCGGGCAGTTCTCGGGAGCACTTGTTGTCAGCCACTATCTATTTAAAAGATATGAATGACTACGATGCCATGAATGCCGTTTGGGATGCTTGGGTGCCACAGGGTCATGCGCCAGCCCGTGCCTGTGTGCAGGCGGCGATTGCCGAGCCAGAATACCTGGTTGAAATTTCTGTGATTGCCGCAGTCGCTAAGGCGTAA
- a CDS encoding branched-chain amino acid aminotransferase, whose amino-acid sequence MEIKYDLKPASERRTEQFKPEGNVGFGSLRTDHMFLMDYRDGEWRDPRIVPYGPFEMAPGAMALHYGQSIFEGAKAFMHEDGEIYTFRINKNAERMNRSADIVCIPNIDEQMQIDAINALIDVDRLWFPMQEGACLYIRPFIFATEDRLSVSPSARYTFCVVLSPSGAYYAAGVNKGIRLLISKTYHRAVSGGTGASKAAGNYAASLRAGKAAAQFGASQVLYLDANNQQIEEAGAMNHFHILKDGTVIIPTFTDTILKSITSQSIMELGELLGCEVRQETVMLDKFIADIESGEIIEAGGFGTAAVVSAVGSYIFEDGRVVTVGNGEVGEHIQRIYKLYTDIQKGHIQGPDGWVKRVERVAP is encoded by the coding sequence ATGGAAATAAAATACGATTTAAAACCTGCGTCCGAACGCCGTACTGAGCAATTCAAGCCCGAAGGAAATGTGGGCTTCGGTAGCCTCAGAACCGATCATATGTTTTTAATGGATTATCGCGATGGTGAATGGCGCGATCCGCGTATTGTGCCCTACGGTCCGTTTGAAATGGCACCGGGCGCGATGGCCCTGCATTATGGTCAGTCAATCTTCGAAGGCGCCAAGGCCTTTATGCATGAAGATGGTGAAATTTACACTTTCCGTATCAACAAAAACGCTGAGCGTATGAATCGCTCTGCGGATATTGTCTGTATTCCTAATATCGATGAGCAGATGCAAATCGATGCGATCAACGCCTTGATCGACGTAGACCGTCTCTGGTTCCCGATGCAAGAAGGTGCTTGTTTATACATTCGCCCCTTTATTTTTGCGACTGAAGATCGTCTGTCTGTGAGTCCAAGTGCGCGCTACACCTTCTGCGTGGTGTTAAGCCCAAGTGGTGCTTACTACGCGGCGGGTGTGAATAAAGGCATTCGTCTGCTGATCAGCAAGACTTACCATCGCGCCGTGTCGGGTGGTACTGGTGCCTCTAAAGCGGCGGGTAACTATGCCGCCTCATTGCGTGCCGGTAAGGCTGCCGCGCAGTTTGGGGCTTCGCAGGTGCTGTATTTAGATGCCAACAACCAACAGATTGAAGAAGCTGGCGCCATGAACCACTTCCACATTCTGAAAGACGGCACAGTGATTATTCCAACCTTCACCGATACCATCTTAAAATCCATTACCTCGCAATCCATTATGGAGCTGGGTGAGTTACTCGGCTGCGAAGTGCGCCAAGAGACTGTTATGCTGGATAAGTTTATTGCCGATATCGAGTCCGGTGAGATTATCGAAGCAGGTGGTTTTGGTACGGCCGCCGTAGTGTCTGCTGTCGGTTCCTATATTTTTGAAGATGGTCGAGTGGTGACCGTGGGCAACGGTGAAGTGGGTGAGCATATTCAGCGCATCTATAAGCTGTATACCGATATCCAAAAAGGCCATATCCAGGGCCCGGATGGCTGGGTGAAACGTGTTGAGCGTGTAGCACCTTAA
- a CDS encoding Na+/H+ antiporter NhaC family protein has translation MSPNLLAILPLLLTLVLALWLRRTLVALGVGILSGALIITHFDILQSLGYLLEIGAKQFYSQDAWQWWHLNVLMAMLLLGSMTQLLARSGAVEQFGDWLYRRIRTGRQARIGVVLLGWLVFIDGIFSCLAVGHVCQPLSQRYGIRQTQLAYLVDSNASPLCSLLPFSSWGPYVMALLAGLSFLPVSALEAFIDVALFNFYAITTLGLSLIVAWFGMGFHPIENALLAAEPVEPNLTPSQGNPWLLAIPMLTLLAASVGLTLWSGAQQVPSWDISAWLTKADIGAAMRDACLLSTLVTLVLLMLSGRSIGKLLADLAHGVRMIAFAIAILLCTWMIGAVIQDLGVASLLASWAKLYLSPSLLVAGMFLLCAIMAFATGSSWGTFAIMIPISGEIAHNMDASLLLPVLSAVMAGSVFGDHCSPISDTSVLSATSSGCLPHDHVVTQLPFALIGAGAALVGFQLVNLSVATLFVWCGVIGTALGLLALMTRFYPPWVSARSQTN, from the coding sequence ATGTCGCCGAATCTGCTTGCGATACTTCCCCTGTTATTAACCCTAGTGTTAGCCCTTTGGCTGCGGCGTACCTTAGTGGCGCTAGGTGTCGGTATCCTCTCGGGCGCCTTAATCATTACCCACTTCGATATCCTGCAAAGCTTGGGCTATCTGCTGGAGATTGGCGCTAAGCAGTTTTACAGCCAAGACGCTTGGCAGTGGTGGCATTTAAACGTGCTGATGGCCATGTTACTGCTGGGCAGCATGACGCAGCTCCTCGCCAGAAGCGGTGCGGTCGAGCAATTTGGTGATTGGCTATATCGACGTATTCGCACGGGGCGACAGGCGCGTATTGGCGTGGTGCTGCTGGGCTGGCTGGTCTTTATCGACGGTATTTTTAGTTGCCTCGCCGTGGGGCATGTGTGCCAACCTTTGAGCCAGCGTTATGGCATCCGGCAGACGCAGCTGGCCTATTTAGTCGACTCTAATGCGTCACCGCTCTGTTCACTCTTGCCTTTTTCTAGCTGGGGTCCCTATGTGATGGCACTGTTGGCGGGACTCAGTTTTTTACCCGTTTCCGCCCTTGAAGCCTTTATCGACGTCGCCTTATTCAATTTTTATGCGATAACCACCTTAGGCTTGTCGCTGATTGTTGCTTGGTTTGGGATGGGGTTTCACCCCATCGAGAATGCGCTATTGGCGGCTGAGCCCGTTGAGCCAAATTTAACGCCCTCACAAGGGAATCCTTGGTTGCTTGCGATCCCTATGCTGACCTTGCTGGCCGCTTCAGTCGGTTTAACTCTCTGGTCTGGCGCGCAGCAGGTGCCGTCATGGGATATTTCGGCTTGGTTAACCAAAGCCGATATTGGCGCAGCGATGCGCGATGCCTGTCTGTTATCGACCTTAGTGACGCTAGTGTTGTTGATGCTGTCGGGTCGAAGCATAGGGAAACTGCTGGCGGATTTGGCGCATGGGGTGCGGATGATCGCCTTTGCCATCGCGATTTTACTCTGTACTTGGATGATAGGCGCGGTGATCCAAGATCTGGGCGTGGCGAGCTTGTTAGCGAGTTGGGCTAAATTGTATTTATCCCCGAGTTTGCTGGTGGCGGGGATGTTCCTGCTCTGCGCTATCATGGCCTTTGCCACTGGCTCAAGCTGGGGCACCTTTGCGATTATGATCCCCATCAGCGGGGAAATTGCCCATAACATGGATGCTAGCTTGCTGTTACCTGTATTGAGTGCAGTGATGGCGGGCTCGGTGTTTGGCGATCATTGCTCGCCGATTTCCGATACTAGCGTGCTGAGCGCGACGAGCTCAGGCTGCTTACCCCATGACCATGTGGTGACTCAACTGCCCTTTGCGTTAATCGGGGCGGGTGCGGCATTAGTGGGATTTCAGTTAGTTAACTTATCCGTTGCAACCCTATTCGTGTGGTGTGGGGTTATAGGTACTGCGCTTGGGTTATTGGCTTTAATGACACGCTTTTATCCACCTTGGGTGAGCGCACGTTCGCAGACAAACTGA
- a CDS encoding thiol:disulfide interchange protein DsbA/DsbL, translated as MKKALLMVAALLLAPLTVSAVEYKEGVHYTVINDGPATAKPEITEFFSFYCPHCFNFSKTVVPKILAEKPEGVAFNQAHVDFIGKEMGVEMSRAFAVAHQLNVDEKMDAALFSAIHEKKQHFTNRDDVRALFVANGVDGKAFDAAADSFMVKAQMAKMKRDTENAKISGVPALVVNGKYRVETGAIKSYDELLDIAYYLAKKQ; from the coding sequence ATGAAAAAAGCATTACTTATGGTGGCAGCGCTGTTATTGGCTCCATTAACTGTATCGGCAGTTGAGTACAAAGAAGGCGTACACTACACAGTGATTAACGACGGCCCAGCGACAGCTAAGCCTGAAATCACCGAGTTTTTCTCTTTCTATTGCCCACATTGCTTCAACTTCTCTAAAACTGTGGTGCCTAAAATTTTGGCTGAGAAGCCAGAAGGTGTGGCATTTAACCAAGCCCACGTTGACTTTATTGGTAAGGAAATGGGCGTAGAAATGTCACGCGCTTTTGCCGTTGCACACCAATTGAACGTGGACGAGAAAATGGATGCAGCTCTATTTTCTGCCATCCATGAGAAGAAACAACACTTCACTAACCGTGATGACGTGCGCGCCTTGTTCGTGGCTAATGGCGTAGACGGCAAGGCCTTCGATGCGGCCGCTGACTCTTTTATGGTGAAAGCGCAAATGGCAAAAATGAAGCGTGATACTGAAAACGCGAAGATTTCAGGTGTGCCTGCCTTAGTGGTGAATGGCAAGTACCGCGTCGAAACCGGTGCCATCAAGTCTTACGATGAACTGTTAGATATCGCTTACTACTTAGCCAAGAAACAGTAA
- a CDS encoding EAL domain-containing protein, whose protein sequence is MIGVILSHPVLKLFFGALCLLSLCGAPLTGSALPLNAANTQLKFEHIRSEEGLNQNTITSLFMDSAGMLWIGTQDGLHSYNGYNFNLFIHSPNNPSSISESFISDIIQDAEGYLWIGTFSQGVNRLDLNTGTFERFGLEQGLTDPRVTKLNIVGNTLWIGTQGGLFSLSIKTQRITQVSLGNSVEPHITSLANVENTYLLAGTRASGTFALSSNAITRLNVPQDLTAYQIKANSTRAITLALGNQLWHYDLVSHQGSILWQAEDDIPYLKDFIQTPQGQFWVVGPEAGLIQLEREAGRFVAAYHKYDMQRPNSISDNNILCLLQDTFGNLWLGGSYSGLNKINTRRQYFQHLFEYTTELPQQSNNIRTMFRSQDKALWIGTEGAGLKRLAFNAKQYEHYTSAFAKALGKETRHLNLVLRALTQDRQGVLWFASNYGLGRLTPSGEFTLLKLTQSQDPASEANYIRSLELDAQGQLWVATFHALYRKALEKDEFTSVPLTDIENFHPTQNLLLMLRADGNTLWIGSLNGLVKLDMQTGQGQAFYHDPENKNTIINNRIRDVLVASNGDVWFATHGGISRLSAQAEDMVFRDYTREQGLPSDTIYALLEDDEHHIWFSSNAGIGKLNPTNGKIINFNEQEGLQALEFNGGVKLKDSDGDLWFGGINGINRFSPKAIPDQRSEAKVALTAYKIAGKRHTILDLSHPPKILMNYDDQLVSFEVTSLDFSYTGKNRFSYYLEGFDNQWHDLPSGNEITFTNINPGHYVLHVRHSLEYNSEGSYALLVDLTVKAPFYRSQIAYALYVLLALGLLGWIVLWRKQKREQQQEFETSIRASEERLKLALWASGDGMWDWNIQEQQVYRTHTDIPVSQWSSHTLLHDNAHPEDRERFKQVLTDHLQGRTPFFEMEYRIEHSPGNWLWILERGKVVETNNQEQPMRMTGTTRNITSRKLIENELVLSSQVLNSMNEAVVVAGLDYRIRSVNPAFSAITGYSERQISDKYLIHLAYSRQQRDLFNSIEQQLLRHKHWAGEIWIRNRARKAILVWLEINQVIDVKGETSHFVAVFTDITERKKAEEDLRFLASFDTLTGLPNRTLFQDRLNHAISQAHRSNNIVALLFLDLDRFKHINDSMGHHIGDLLLKAVAHRLQNAVREGDTVARLGGDEFTIILEGVAKTKAATLISEKVLKAFQAPFLLDDKSLTISTSIGISLYPNDAEDVDSLIKFADTAMYHAKALGRNNFQFYTNKLNEMATRHVQLEAGLKQAISRNELSLVYQPKFCLRKGSLTGLEALLRWHHSELGPISPAEFIPLAEETGIINQIGHWVINHACQQLAEWSELGFGDISMAVNLSARQLKADIISTIEVALAVSGLPAKALELELTESMIMGNPQESVNILSKLKALGLTIAVDDFGTGYSSLSYLKRFPIDTLKIDREFVRDITNDPDDAAITSAIIALAHSLELNVVAEGVETQEQLNFLALQGCDQVQGFLLSKPLSTQDCLALLQQRIK, encoded by the coding sequence TTGATAGGGGTAATTTTGAGCCATCCAGTCCTTAAACTTTTCTTCGGCGCGCTCTGCTTACTAAGCTTGTGCGGGGCGCCGCTCACAGGCTCAGCATTACCTTTAAATGCGGCTAACACACAGCTGAAATTTGAACATATCCGCAGCGAAGAAGGCTTAAATCAGAATACAATTACCAGCCTGTTTATGGACAGCGCGGGTATGCTTTGGATTGGAACTCAGGACGGCCTACATAGTTACAATGGCTATAATTTCAATCTCTTTATTCATTCGCCAAATAATCCCAGCAGCATTTCAGAAAGCTTTATCTCCGACATTATTCAAGATGCGGAAGGCTATCTGTGGATTGGCACCTTTAGCCAAGGAGTTAATCGGCTCGATCTCAATACGGGTACCTTTGAGCGCTTTGGCCTTGAACAGGGCCTAACCGATCCTAGAGTGACCAAACTCAATATTGTCGGCAATACGTTGTGGATTGGTACCCAAGGCGGGTTGTTTTCACTGTCGATAAAAACTCAGCGGATCACGCAAGTCTCCCTCGGCAACAGCGTCGAGCCACATATCACTAGCCTCGCCAATGTTGAAAACACCTATCTACTAGCGGGAACAAGGGCCAGCGGCACCTTTGCGTTGAGTTCAAATGCCATCACTAGGCTGAATGTGCCGCAGGATCTGACCGCCTACCAGATTAAAGCGAATTCGACTCGCGCCATCACCTTAGCGCTGGGCAATCAGCTTTGGCATTACGATTTGGTTTCACACCAAGGGAGTATTCTCTGGCAGGCAGAGGACGATATTCCTTACCTCAAGGATTTTATTCAAACACCCCAAGGACAGTTTTGGGTGGTCGGCCCCGAAGCGGGTCTTATTCAGCTGGAGCGTGAGGCGGGGCGTTTCGTTGCGGCTTATCATAAATACGATATGCAGCGTCCCAACAGTATCAGCGACAATAATATCCTCTGTTTATTGCAAGACACCTTCGGCAATCTCTGGCTCGGGGGAAGTTATTCTGGCTTGAACAAGATCAACACCCGTCGGCAGTACTTCCAACATCTATTTGAATATACAACCGAATTACCTCAGCAGAGCAATAATATCCGCACCATGTTTCGTAGTCAGGATAAAGCACTGTGGATAGGTACCGAAGGCGCAGGCCTCAAGCGCTTAGCCTTTAATGCTAAACAATATGAGCATTACACTTCGGCTTTTGCTAAGGCGCTCGGTAAAGAAACGCGCCATTTAAATCTTGTCCTGCGTGCGCTCACCCAAGACAGACAAGGTGTACTCTGGTTTGCCAGCAATTATGGCTTAGGACGTTTAACCCCGAGCGGTGAATTTACTCTGCTTAAGCTTACTCAAAGCCAAGATCCGGCCTCAGAAGCGAACTATATTCGTAGCTTAGAGCTAGATGCTCAGGGCCAACTCTGGGTAGCGACCTTCCACGCCTTGTATCGAAAAGCGCTTGAAAAGGATGAGTTTACCTCTGTTCCACTCACAGATATTGAGAATTTTCATCCCACACAAAACCTGCTGCTGATGCTCAGAGCCGACGGCAATACTCTGTGGATTGGTTCACTCAATGGTTTAGTTAAACTCGATATGCAAACGGGTCAAGGCCAAGCCTTTTACCATGACCCAGAAAATAAAAACACCATTATTAACAATCGGATTCGAGACGTTTTAGTCGCAAGTAATGGTGACGTCTGGTTCGCGACCCACGGCGGTATTAGCAGGCTATCGGCTCAAGCCGAGGATATGGTTTTTAGGGATTACACCCGCGAACAAGGCCTGCCGAGCGACACGATTTACGCCCTGCTCGAAGACGATGAGCACCATATTTGGTTCAGCAGCAATGCGGGCATCGGCAAGTTGAATCCGACCAATGGCAAAATCATCAACTTCAACGAGCAAGAAGGTTTGCAGGCGTTAGAGTTTAACGGTGGCGTCAAACTCAAAGACAGCGATGGCGACCTCTGGTTTGGTGGCATTAACGGCATCAACCGCTTTAGTCCTAAGGCGATACCCGACCAAAGAAGCGAAGCCAAAGTCGCCCTAACGGCCTATAAAATTGCGGGTAAGCGACACACTATCCTCGATCTTAGCCATCCGCCTAAAATCCTGATGAACTATGACGACCAGCTCGTCAGCTTTGAGGTCACCTCACTCGATTTCAGTTACACGGGGAAAAATCGCTTTAGTTATTATCTCGAAGGGTTTGATAACCAATGGCATGATCTGCCCTCGGGGAATGAAATCACCTTTACCAATATCAATCCCGGCCACTATGTGCTCCATGTTCGCCATTCTTTGGAGTACAACAGCGAGGGCAGCTATGCGCTGCTGGTCGATTTAACGGTCAAAGCGCCCTTCTATCGCTCGCAAATTGCCTATGCACTCTATGTCCTGCTAGCACTTGGTCTACTGGGCTGGATAGTGTTGTGGCGTAAACAGAAGCGCGAACAGCAACAAGAGTTTGAAACCAGCATTCGTGCCTCTGAAGAACGACTCAAACTGGCGCTGTGGGCCTCGGGCGATGGCATGTGGGACTGGAATATCCAAGAACAGCAGGTCTATCGTACTCATACGGATATTCCGGTTTCCCAGTGGAGCAGCCACACGCTACTGCACGACAATGCTCACCCAGAGGATAGAGAGCGATTTAAACAAGTCTTGACCGACCATTTACAAGGGCGCACACCGTTTTTTGAAATGGAATATCGCATCGAACACTCACCGGGCAACTGGCTGTGGATCCTCGAGCGCGGCAAAGTGGTTGAGACCAATAACCAGGAACAGCCCATGCGGATGACGGGCACCACCCGTAATATCACCTCCCGCAAGCTGATCGAGAATGAGCTGGTGCTCTCCTCCCAAGTGCTTAACAGCATGAACGAAGCCGTTGTGGTAGCAGGTTTAGACTATCGTATCCGCTCGGTAAACCCCGCCTTTAGCGCGATTACCGGATATTCGGAGCGGCAAATCAGTGATAAATATTTAATTCACTTAGCCTACAGCCGGCAGCAGCGAGATCTGTTCAACAGTATTGAGCAGCAACTGCTACGCCATAAACATTGGGCGGGTGAAATTTGGATCCGCAACAGGGCGCGTAAGGCGATTCTGGTGTGGCTTGAGATCAACCAAGTGATCGATGTAAAAGGCGAAACTAGCCACTTTGTGGCGGTGTTTACCGATATCACAGAGCGTAAAAAGGCCGAAGAGGATCTCCGCTTCCTTGCCAGTTTCGACACCTTGACTGGACTGCCGAATCGCACCTTATTCCAGGACAGGCTCAACCACGCCATATCTCAAGCCCATAGGTCGAATAATATCGTCGCACTGCTGTTTTTAGATCTCGACCGCTTTAAGCATATCAATGACTCCATGGGGCACCATATTGGCGATCTGCTCCTCAAAGCCGTGGCCCACAGACTGCAAAATGCCGTCCGCGAAGGGGACACTGTGGCCCGCTTAGGTGGCGATGAATTTACTATTATTTTAGAAGGCGTGGCGAAAACCAAAGCGGCGACGCTGATCTCCGAGAAAGTGCTCAAGGCCTTTCAGGCGCCCTTCTTACTCGATGATAAGTCCCTGACCATTTCAACCTCGATTGGTATCAGCCTCTATCCCAACGATGCGGAAGATGTGGATTCGCTGATTAAATTTGCCGACACAGCCATGTACCACGCTAAGGCGCTCGGGCGGAATAACTTCCAGTTTTATACTAATAAACTCAATGAGATGGCAACACGCCATGTGCAACTCGAGGCGGGGCTTAAGCAGGCTATTTCTCGCAACGAGTTAAGCTTGGTGTATCAGCCCAAATTCTGCCTGCGCAAAGGTTCTCTGACCGGACTCGAGGCGCTGCTACGCTGGCATCATTCCGAATTAGGCCCGATCTCGCCCGCCGAGTTTATTCCGCTGGCGGAGGAAACCGGCATTATTAACCAGATTGGCCATTGGGTGATCAACCACGCCTGCCAACAGCTTGCCGAGTGGAGTGAGTTAGGTTTTGGCGATATCAGCATGGCAGTGAACCTGTCTGCGCGGCAATTGAAGGCCGATATTATCTCGACCATCGAAGTCGCTCTTGCGGTATCGGGCCTGCCCGCCAAGGCGCTCGAGCTGGAATTAACCGAGTCGATGATCATGGGTAATCCGCAGGAATCGGTAAATATCCTCTCTAAACTCAAGGCGTTAGGTTTAACCATCGCCGTGGATGATTTCGGTACAGGTTACTCAAGCTTGAGTTACCTAAAACGTTTCCCCATCGACACCTTAAAGATTGACCGTGAGTTTGTGCGCGACATTACTAATGACCCAGATGATGCTGCCATTACCAGTGCGATTATCGCCCTCGCCCACAGCCTAGAGTTAAATGTGGTGGCGGAAGGGGTAGAAACCCAAGAGCAGCTAAACTTCTTAGCGCTACAAGGTTGCGATCAGGTACAGGGCTTCCTGCTGAGTAAACCGCTCAGTACCCAAGATTGCTTAGCGCTGTTGCAACAACGGATAAAATAA
- a CDS encoding serine/threonine protein kinase — protein MSQDKLAPSQGVVDDTHSGAAFDFQALTPDLILDAIESLGVYPETGLLALNSYENRVYQFRSDEGQRYVVKFYRPDRWTDAQIQEEHDYAIALAEQEIPMAVPASVQGQTLHHFHGFRFALFPSIGGRPFEVDNLEQLEFVGRFIGRIHQFGAQSTFKAREPLNPQILGDEPFAWLKQSDLVPNTLRPAFFTVVEQVLAKVNQLWAQQSFTAIRLHGDLHPGNILWTPDGPGFVDLDDARMGPAIQDLWMMLTGDRAQQQLQLEVLLEAYEEFCEFDTRQLALIEPLRALRMVHYNAWIGRRWQDPAFPMHFPWFGDEKYWEQQILAFKEQLAALDEPPLSLIPY, from the coding sequence ATGAGCCAAGATAAGTTAGCCCCATCTCAGGGCGTCGTCGATGATACGCATTCGGGCGCAGCCTTTGACTTTCAAGCCTTAACGCCGGATTTGATTTTAGATGCGATCGAGAGTCTTGGGGTGTATCCAGAGACAGGTCTACTCGCGCTCAATAGCTACGAAAACCGCGTGTATCAATTTCGCAGCGATGAAGGGCAACGTTATGTGGTGAAGTTTTACCGCCCCGATCGTTGGACCGATGCGCAGATCCAAGAAGAACACGACTATGCCATCGCGCTTGCCGAACAGGAAATCCCAATGGCGGTGCCCGCATCTGTGCAAGGGCAGACCTTACATCATTTCCATGGCTTTCGCTTTGCACTGTTTCCCTCCATCGGCGGTCGTCCCTTTGAAGTGGATAATTTAGAGCAGTTGGAATTTGTTGGGCGTTTTATCGGTCGTATACACCAGTTCGGTGCTCAGTCGACGTTTAAGGCCCGTGAGCCACTGAATCCCCAGATCTTAGGCGATGAACCTTTCGCCTGGTTAAAGCAGTCAGACTTAGTACCAAACACACTGCGCCCCGCGTTTTTTACCGTGGTAGAGCAAGTGCTGGCGAAGGTGAATCAGCTTTGGGCGCAGCAATCCTTTACGGCTATTCGTCTGCATGGGGATTTACACCCGGGGAATATTCTTTGGACACCCGATGGGCCGGGGTTTGTGGATTTAGACGATGCTCGCATGGGACCGGCTATTCAAGATTTATGGATGATGCTGACGGGCGATAGAGCGCAGCAGCAACTGCAACTCGAGGTATTACTCGAGGCCTATGAAGAGTTTTGTGAGTTCGATACTCGGCAGTTGGCGTTGATTGAACCCCTACGCGCATTACGGATGGTGCACTATAACGCTTGGATTGGCAGGCGTTGGCAGGATCCTGCTTTTCCTATGCATTTCCCCTGGTTTGGGGATGAAAAGTATTGGGAGCAGCAGATCTTGGCTTTTAAGGAGCAACTCGCGGCACTCGATGAACCGCCGCTGAGCCTGATCCCCTACTAA